Proteins encoded by one window of Salvia splendens isolate huo1 chromosome 5, SspV2, whole genome shotgun sequence:
- the LOC121802746 gene encoding transcription factor MYB83-like: protein MGMRNNDNDNNNNNNVKNGGGVKRKGLWSPEEDEKLMNYMVRNGQGCWSDIARNAGLQRCGKSCRLRWINYLRPDLKRGAFSPQEEHLIIHLHSILGNRWSQIAARLPGRTDNEIKNFWNSTIKKRLKNTATSSSPNNSDSSDHTHLKANVVGGGPVFMQEYEAAGVCMDSSSSSCSSMATQFGNPFNPNHHLMVMDQQHNNSIFDLNGVVPMFNLPNEVGTENLAGAMAALNDLSVPGWEVSNYESVNNNNINDDGSIKLEELDWEGLLANVSSLPHLDFHLQ from the exons ATGGGAATGAggaataatgataatgataataataataataataatgtgaaGAATGGTGGTGGAGTGAAGAGGAAGGGGCTGTGGTCGCCGGAGGAGGATGAGAAGTTGATGAATTACATGGTGAGAAATGGGCAAGGGTGTTGGAGCGACATAGCAAGAAATGCGGGGCTGCAGCGCTGCGGGAAGAGCTGCCGTCTGCGTTGGATAAACTATCTCCGGCCTGATCTCAAGCGCGGCGCCTTCTCCCCTCAGGAGGAGCACCTTATCATTCATTTACATTCCATTCTTGGCAACAG GTGGTCTCAAATTGCAGCACGTCTCCCAGGAAGGACCGACAATGAGATCAAGAATTTTTGGAATTCAACAATCAAAAAGAGGTTAAAGAACACAGCCACGTCATCGTCTCCAAACAACAGCGACTCCTCTGACCACACTCATCTCAAAGCCAACGTGGTCGGAGGGGGGCCGGTGTTCATGCAAGAGTACGAGGCAGCTGGAGTCTGCATGGATTCCTCATCTTCGTCGTGCTCATCCATGGCCACCCAATTCGGAAACCCCTTCAACCCTAATCACCACCTCATGGTCATGGATCAGCAGCACAACAACAGCATATTCGACTTAAACGGCGTCGTTCCGATGTTCAATTTGCCAAATGAGGTTGGTACGGAAAACCTAGCGGGGGCGATGGCAGCCCTAAATGACCTTTCTGTCCCTGGATGGGAAGTTTCCAATTATGAAAGtgtcaataataataatattaatgatGATGGGAGCATCAAACTAGAAGAATTGGATTGGGAGGGTTTGTTGGCTAATGTCTCATCCTTACCTCACCTTGATTTCCATCTTCAATAA
- the LOC121802663 gene encoding ATP synthase subunit O, mitochondrial-like codes for MAMAMRMRSGLPLLRRALFVESSFATERSVASTPVLSGSTFTEFTRTYASAPASKQQKVKVPVTMFGVSGNYASALYIAAVKANVLDKVESELLTLVEASKKSPTFAQFMKDGSVTSDTRVKAINDICSQAKFSDITKNFMAVVAEAGRLGHVGRMVQRFSELTMAHRGEVKVTVTTVIPLPLEEEKELIETLQEILGQGKKVKVDQKIDIGILGGLVVEFDQKVFDMSIRTRARQMERFLRQPSNL; via the exons ATGGCAATGGCTATGCGCATGAGATCGGGGCTCCCTCTCCTCCGCCGGGCCCTCTTTGTTGAATCTTCCTTCGCCACGGAGAGATCTGTCGCCTCCACACCTGTTCTTTCTGGTTCCACCTTCACTGAG TTCACGAGGACCTATGCTTCTGCACCTGCTTCGAAACAGCAGAAAGTGAAG GTTCCCGTGACAATGTTTGGAGTTTCTGGAAACTACGCATCGGCCTTATACATTGCAGCAGTTAAAGCAAATGTACTTGACAAAGTTGAATCTGAGCTTCTTACCCTTGTTGAGGCTTCAAAGAAAAGCCCTACTTTTGCCCAATTCATGAAGGATGGTTCAGTAACTTCAGACACCAGAGTGAAGGCAATAAATGATATCTGCAGTCAAGCTAAATTTTCAGATATCACAAAGAACTTCATGG CTGTTGTTGCTGAAGCTGGGAGGCTgggacatgtgggacgaatggTGCAAAGATTCTCAGAGCTTACCATGGCTCACAGAGGGGAAGTAAAAGTTACTGTGACAACTGTGATT CCTTTGCCTCTGGAGGAAGAGAAAGAATTAATAGAGACATTGCAGGAGATACTTGGACAAGGGAAGAAGGTTAAAGTTGACCAGAAG ATCGATATCGGCATTCTTGGTGGTCTTGTGGTAGAGTTTGACCAAAAAGTTTTTGACATGTCAATAAGGACTAGGGCACGCCAGATGGAGCGCTTCTTGCGCCAACCGTCAAACCTGTAA